The Theobroma cacao cultivar B97-61/B2 chromosome 1, Criollo_cocoa_genome_V2, whole genome shotgun sequence genome contains the following window.
ATGAGAATTAAGCAGCTTAAGAGCAGTATGAGACTTGATGCACCTTGGTGTTTTATACTGATTGATTGAGCCCCCTTGGCTGATGAAGAAATCCATCAATGCCTCAAATGTTCCAGGCGCAACCACCCGTATCTCAAGTGGTCCCACAGTCTTTTCCCTGCTACGGCATTGCCTATATACAAAATCCAGCTCTTCTTCCACAGTGATGCAACATTCTTCTAGCACCTTAGCATCGATAGAGGTGGATGAGTCTACCATTTGGATTTCCCAGAAGAGTACATAATGTCCAGGGACAGAGGACGTATCAGCATAGCTGGTGTATTCCACAAGCAGAGCGTTGTAGGGTTCTAACAATCTTTTTGCTATGGTGACGCTTCTGTGAAGATCTACCTCGTTGGTTTTGTCATTGTCGACACTAAGCACAACATTTCTCCTGCAGATGAATCGGAATTGTGGGGCTTGATTGTGAAATCCAGTCACGTGGAGCACATCTCCAATACGATATCGACACAGACCTGAATCATGAATAAGCTTCAAGTAGTTCAGATGGTGACAACTACGACAGCAACATGCAGGGACATGTATTTCTGTTCTAGAAAAGACTTGTTAAATTGCGACTAACAAAAGCAAGTCTGTTATCAAGCAAACTAAAGGAAACATGAGTTTTCTTGTTGGAATTaacttgaatttgaaaacTGAAGCACATAGAATGATTGAGATACTTTTTTGGGTGAAGTAATCGCCTTAACAAGAAACAAATGGTTTTAAAGAATCTTTTATTCTTACCAGAAAAAGTAGTAACCACCAATTCGTAATAGAAGCCGACTTTAACATTCACCAAATCCACGAGCCTGTCATTTGGAACCTCCTCCTCTTCACCTACGTCTAGGGAAAGTGTTCCATTTTCTCCcaaaggtaaaaattcaaaGTAACCCATGTTAGGCAAGAGGGTAAATGCTACTTCTGCAGGGTCACACAAGGGCTTCAAGTTGATTCCAAAGTAACACTCAGAGGAAGCATACATAGTACAGACCAAGGGCAACTTCCCTGCACTGTAAAACTCAAGAGCTGGTATATACTGTGCCATGGAGCCGGTGACTACAGCCTCAATGTACTTGGCCCTAGGCCAAAGGTGACACAGGATTCCCTTCCAAGATGGACAGCTACAAATGCCCTCAATCTCATCAGCTAGATGGGGGTTAGGTGATGTTAGTATGGTTGTCATTGATGACCGGCATGCAGGGTCTACGATCGCAAGGTCAAGCTGGCCAGTGCGGATGTCATTGCATAGTTGAACCCATTTACGCTCAAGAAAAGAGATGGCCCGGAGAAGAGCAGACGCAAATACTGCCCCTAGCCTCATGACCTGGTGTCGATGGACTAGACCAGCTAGCAACTGGCAGTACATGCTTTGGCTGCTATCATTGCACAAGATGGCTTGATCAGGGCTTGTAAAATCGTTAAATGGGTCTCGTGTTCGGCACTTGAAGTGCTTGCTCTTGTAGTAGCTAGTGAGCACGGTTCGAAATGGCAGGCCACAGGGTGTAGACATTTCAGCCTTGACAAAGTAGAGATACATGGCCTTGCCCTCATCAAGACCACAAATGTACCTGAAAGTAAAAATGTCAAGACAGGCATCATTTTAACCAAAGTATCTGCATTTTATTGGATAAATTGACCTTAGTGTGCGCTTACTTGGAAATTCTTTATTTAGTTCTGAATCTTTCTTATGATCATTATATACGAGACAATATACTAGTGCTTTCGTTAACCTGAATGCAAAAGGTGCAGTCTCACTACATAAAAGTCTCAATGCAGATGGGTGCAAGTTCTTTTCATGCATTACACGCCAACTTGCACTGATAACATGAGCTAAATTCTAAAGAGTAAGAAACTTGTGAAAGGATAAAGTTCTTTACACTCCCTCGCTCTCTCTTCTTTCCTctccaaaacaaaaacaacacaGCCAACGGATTTCACATGCAAGTACAAAATCCTTATcacacttttctttttctgtcaAAAGCAAGAGATCGAGTCGAAACGGTGAGATGAGGgactaaaacaaattatacTTATATTTTCTGACTCACAATGAGTCGGATATTGTGGGTAGACCCAGGTGCTTTCACTTTTAAGAGGCTTTCTCATGCAACAGTTCCCACATGAGTCATCTGTAGTATTTTGCTTTAACCTGAACAATTTTGATGGCTTCATGTTCAACTTAAGTAGGTTATTTTCTAAAAGTTCCGAGTTTGCAGCAAATTCTTCTCACAATCTCTTTAATGGATAGTAAAGTGTACCCTTCAAGCACTACATAAGACAGCTTTATCTGCATCTCATCATATCTCATCCTTAGACTTGCTTAGAATGGAGAATCCAAATCTTATGCTCGATATGCAAGATTTAATGAACTTCTAAACAAAAAATACGGGATAACATCTTCCATACAATAAAGTGATAGAAGTCACTTCAAGAAAGAATATTGCTGAGGACATCCTTCCAAGAGGATGATAAATTGCT
Protein-coding sequences here:
- the LOC18613529 gene encoding putative indole-3-acetic acid-amido synthetase GH3.9, with product MDGKKLEYKGEDALKEIEKLTAEAAEVQDGILKEIIKQNVETEYLNKYMKGSKDVSEFKRCVPVITYKNIYPYIQRIANGEGSSLITGQPITEMLCSSGTSAGEPKLMPSIAEDLDRRTFLYNLIMPIMNQYICGLDEGKAMYLYFVKAEMSTPCGLPFRTVLTSYYKSKHFKCRTRDPFNDFTSPDQAILCNDSSQSMYCQLLAGLVHRHQVMRLGAVFASALLRAISFLERKWVQLCNDIRTGQLDLAIVDPACRSSMTTILTSPNPHLADEIEGICSCPSWKGILCHLWPRAKYIEAVVTGSMAQYIPALEFYSAGKLPLVCTMYASSECYFGINLKPLCDPAEVAFTLLPNMGYFEFLPLGENGTLSLDVGEEEEVPNDRLVDLVNVKVGFYYELVVTTFSGLCRYRIGDVLHVTGFHNQAPQFRFICRRNVVLSVDNDKTNEVDLHRSVTIAKRLLEPYNALLVEYTSYADTSSVPGHYVLFWEIQMVDSSTSIDAKVLEECCITVEEELDFVYRQCRSREKTVGPLEIRVVAPGTFEALMDFFISQGGSINQYKTPRCIKSHTALKLLNSHVLASLCSPRDPKWIPLNG